Proteins encoded in a region of the Bicyclus anynana chromosome 9, ilBicAnyn1.1, whole genome shotgun sequence genome:
- the LOC112043888 gene encoding histidine-rich glycoprotein-like, translating into MQLVFVLGTLALVAFTSAREIIEKRDVDLEPAASHHFEKGGGKEHHHHHHHGHEEKGHKEHKGHHHHEHGHKGHHDHEGHKGQHHDHGEHKKHHHHEDGHHHHHHHGEKGEKGHGFEEKGHYHKGHSTKGHHGVHKIDEFKKNKHFHDKHGESGYHEGHGGHHEDHGHKKGGHFHHGHKHDGHHEHHHGKKGHHEKGGHHHEHEGHHDEGGHHEHHHHHSGHGKKGGHEDHKHWGFKKGH; encoded by the coding sequence ATGCAGCTAGTTTTTGTGCTGGGCACTTTAGCCCTCGTCGCTTTTACGAGCGCAAGGGAAATCATAGAGAAACGCGACGTTGATCTAGAACCGGCGGCGTCCCACCATTTCGAAAAGGGTGGAGGTAAGGAacatcatcaccaccaccatcatGGCCACGAAGAGAAAGGCCACAAGGAACATAAGGGACACCACCACCACGAACACGGGCACAAGGGCCATCACGACCACGAAGGGCACAAAGGACAGCACCACGACCACGGCGAACACAAGAAACACCACCACCACGAGGACGGCCACCACCACCATCACCACCACGGCGAGAAAGGTGAGAAAGGACACGGATTTGAAGAGAAGGGCCACTATCACAAGGGACACTCGACTAAAGGACATCACGGAGTGCACAAAATAGACGAGTTCAAGAAGAACAAACACTTCCACGACAAGCACGGAGAGTCCGGCTATCACGAGGGCCACGGAGGCCACCACGAAGACCACGGCCACAAGAAGGGCGGCCACTTCCACCACGGTCACAAACACGACGGCCACCATGAGCATCACCACGGCAAGAAGGGACACCACGAGAAGGGAGGCCACCATCACGAGCACGAGGGTCACCACGACGAGGGCGGCCATCATGAGCATCACCACCACCACAGCGGCCACGGAAAAAAAGGAGGCCACGAAGACCACAAACACTGGGGCTTCAAAAAGGGACATTAA